The nucleotide sequence ATCACGTCGATCCCCACGAGCTTGGATCTGCCGCTGATGCTCTGCGTCGCGACATCGCCCACGTGCGCCACGAACTTCAGCTTCAGATCGCGGGCTTGGCGGCATCCTCCGCATGGGCAGAGGTTCTGGACGATGTACTCGCGCTCCAGATGGAACGCGCGGTGCATCGCGACGGCGACCTGCAGGATGTCGGCCAGCGTCGTGTCGGGATCGCGCTGCCCCGCCCGGCGTGAGAGGAAGGCGCCATCGCCCTCGATCTCGACGAGGTCGAAGCCCCGGGCGGCGTGCACGATGCTCTCGAGCATCCTGGCGGTGTTCACCTCGGCGTGTGCGAGAGTCAGGCGGTGCGAGCCCATGTACTCGGTGTAGCCGCCGATGTCGGCGATCAGCAGGGCCGTTCTCGATGTCGTCATGCCGCACATCCCTCTCGATCAGTCCGGGTCATCCGCCCGGCTCACGACGACCGGAGTCGCCCAGCGGCTCATCCGGCGCGAACCGGTCGAGCCGCTGATCGACGCTCGTCGCGGCCGCCTGCGCACTGGGCGCGTAGCCGAGCACGACCGCCGTGAACCTGTCGGCTGCGAGCGCTTTGAGGCGGAGAGCGGTATGCGCTGTCACGGTAGCGGTTCGACGCGTTCTGCGCACCAGCGCGATCTCGCCGAACCCCTCCCCCTCGCCGAGCGTCGCCACGACCCTGCCGTCTCCGATGACGTCTGCCGTGCCGCTCTCGATCACGTAGTAGCGATCGCCCACGTCGCCCTGGGTGAAGACGGGTGTCCCCGCCGCCACGTCCACCGGCTCGAGTCCGCGGGCGAGCTGCTCGATCGAGGGCAGCGGCAGCGGCTGGAACATCGGCACCTGCTGCAAGAGGGACACCTCGACGTCGAGCGCGTCGACCGATCGATCCAGGCGACGCAGGCGCCACCATGACGCGAGCGCCAGCACGGGACACACCAGGCCGATCACGATCAGCGCCCGCTCGACGCCGACCCACGCGATGACCCCAGAGGCCAGGATGGCCCCGATGCCGATCGAGACCGCGACCAGGCTCTCCAGCACCCCGAACACCCGGGCCATCACCGCGTCGGCCGCCAGCCGTCCGATCAGGGTGAATCCGGCGAGATCGATGAGCGCGTTGCCGACGCCGACGAAGGAGAGCAGGAAGAGGGCGGCCGCCTGCTGCGGGAAGAACCCGACGAGGGCGATGGGCAGACCCCAGAGACCCACGCCGACCCCGAACCACGCGCCCAGACGCCCGGTGCCCACCAGCAGGGAGGCAGCGAGCGAACCGACGACCGCTCCCACGCCCACGGCGGCCATCAGCGCGCCCGCGCCGGATTCCCCCGTGTGCAGCAGCTCGATCGCGACGACGACGGAGAAGACCGTCAGCGCACCGCGCGTGAGCGACTGGGCCGCCGCCAGCCCCAGGATGAGCTGCAGATCCCGGCTGCGACCGACGGCGCGCAGCCCTTCGACCGCCTCCTTCAGGAGGTCCCGGCGCGGTGCCGGTGGCCGCGGCGGCGCGTCGTAGCGCACGCGGAACAGCAGCAGCGCCGCCCAGAGAGAAGCGGCCGCGGCAACCGCGAACACGACCGACACGTCGGCGAACGCGAGGACGATGGCTGCCAGGAGCGGACCCACGAGCGTCGCCACCGAATCGAGCAGCCCGCGCACGACGTTCGCGCTCGCCAGTTCATGCCCGGTACGGCACAGCGTGGGCAGCAGCGCGGAGTGCGCCGGGCGGAACAGGGTCGCGGCGATCGTGGACAGCACCGCGAGGGCGTAGACCACGGCGATCGGGCCCGAGACAGCCACCATCACGGCGGCGAGGGCGGTCGCCACGCCCCTCAGCATCGACACCACCACGAGCACGCGCTCGCGGCGGCCCCGGTCGGCGAACGGCGACAGCACCGGCGCGAGGACCGCGGACGGCAGCATCCGCAGCAGACCGACCAGCCCCAGGGCGAGCGCCCCGCCGTCGTTGTACGCCACGATGCCGAGGGCGACCGTGAACGCCCACTCCGCCGTCCACGCACCGAGGAAGCTCAGCTGCGCGCGCCGCAGATTGACGTTGCGCCAATTGCTCGAGAAGGCACCCAGTGCCTGGTCGAGTCTCGAACGGGTCCCCAGACGGCCCATGCGGAGACTCTAGGCCGGGGATACTGCGATGGCCAGTATTCGACGCCCTTGTTCAGCCCAGCGGACGGTCGTCGGCGTGGCGCGCGAGGCTGCGGCCGTAACGCTCGGTGAGCTGCACCATGAGGTCGGGCGTCTCCCGGTCGAGGCCGAACACGTAACCCGGGAAGTCGAGTTCGCGCTGCGCTGCCCAGATCTCCTCGTGGCGGTCCGGCGGCAGGATCTGCGCCGGGTCGCCCACCGCGACCCAGCCGATGGGCACGGTGGACTCGGCGGGGAGCGTCGTGCGCAGGTGCACGACCGCGTTGATGCGCACCTCGCTGCGCGCGCCGATGCGCGCGCCGTTGAAGACGCGTGTGCCGGTGGCGAGGAACACCTCCTCCTCGATCACCGCGCCCGAGACGCTCGCCATCGGCCCGACCAGCACGTGGTCGGCGATGTGCACCGGGTTCGTCGCGGTGGCGCGGATGAGCGCGTTCTCCATGACGATCACGTTCGCCCCGAGGGTGATGGCGCCGCCCTCAGCGGTGATCACGGCGCCGTGCAGGACCTGGCAGTCCGCGCCGATCTCGACATCGCCGCTGATCACCGCCGTCGCCGCCACGACCGCGTCGGGATGGATCCGGGGCTGTGCCCCGAGGTGCTCGAACCGCATCGTTCCTGCCTCCCGCCTTCGTCGATGGGGCCAGCGTAGCGCCGTCACACGTGCGCGACGCCGGCATGTCTCCGAGATCAGGAGTGAGCGGGGACGCGGGAACGGCGTCAGGCGCCGGCCGCGGCCTCGGCTGCGGCATCCGTCTTCTTCTCCGGCCAGAGCTGCTCGATCAGCTGCGCGACCCACGCGATGAGCTCGTCGTCGCCGAGCACCTCGCCGCCCGCCGTGGGAAGGGGCACGACCATCGCGTCTCCCCCGGCGACGAGTTTCGCCTTGGGATGCAGGCGCTGCAGGCGCACGCGCATCGAGTCGGGCAGGTTCGCCGGGGCGATACGCAGGTTCGGTCCCATGGCGACGACGTCGGCGAGGCCCGCCTGACCGACACGGCGGCGCAGGCGGGCGACCGCGAGCAGGCCTTCGACCTCCGAGGGCGGCTCGCCGTAGCGGTCGGTGAGCTCTTCGATGACGAGATCGATCGCCCCGGGGGCTGCGGTGACGGATGCCGCGGCCGAGAGCTTCTGGTACGCCTCGAGGCGCAGCCGCTCGCTGTCGATGTACGACTCGGGGATGCGAGCCTGCACCGGCAGCTCGAGGCGGAGCTCGGTCGGCCCCTCGGTCTCCTCGCCGCGGAATGTGGCGACCGCCTCGCCGATCATGCGGAGGTACAGATCGAAGCCGACCCCGGCGATGTGGCCCGCCTGCTCGGCGCCCAGGAGGTTGCCGGCGCCGCGGATCTCGAGGTCCTTCAGCGCCACCTGCATACCCGAGCCGAGGTCGTTGTTGACGGCGATCGTCTCGAGGCGGTCCGCCGCCGTCTCGCTGAGCGGCTTCTGCTCGTCATAGAGGAAGTACGCGTACGCCCGCTCGCGTGCGCGACCCACGCGGCCGCGCAGCTGGTGCAGCTGGCTGAGCCCGTACTTGTCCGCCCGGTCGATGATGATCGTGTTGGCGTTGGAGATGTCCAGGCCCGTCTCGACGATCGTCGTGCACACGAGCACGTCGCTGCGACGCTCCCAGAACGCGTCCACCACCTCTTCGAGGGCGTGCTCGCCCATCTGTCCGTGAGCGACCGCTACGCGGGCCTCGGGCACCAGCTCGGCGAGCTGGGCTGCGACCCGCTGAATCGACGACACCCGGTTGTGCACGAAGAAGACCTGGCCCTCCCGCAGCAGCTCCCGGCGGATCGCCGCGGCGATCTGCTTGTCGTTGCGCGGACCGACGTACGACAGGATCGGATGCCGGTCCTCGGGCGGCGTCTGCAGCGTCGACATCTCCCGGATGCCGGTGACCGCCATCTCGAGCGTGCGCGGGATGGGCGTCGCGCTCATCGCCAGGATGTCGACGTTGGTCTTCAGCTTCTTCAGCTGGTCCTTGTGCTCGACGCCGAAGCGCTGCTCCTCGTCGATGATCATGAGGCCGAGGTCCTTGAACAGCACCTGCTCGGTGAGGATCCGGTGGGTGCCGATCACCATGTCGACGGTGCCGTCGGCGAGGCCCGCGACGACCTCCCGAGCCTGCTTGTCGGTCTGGAACCGCGACAGAGCCTTCACCTTCACCGGGAAACCGGCGAACCGCTCGGTGAAGGTCTCGAGGTGCTGCTTGACGAGCAGCGTCGTCGGAACGAGCATCGCCACCTGCTTGCCGTCCTGGATCGCCTTGAACGCGGCGCGGACGGCCACCTCGGTCTTGCCGAAGCCGACGTCGCCCGACAGCAGCCGGTCCATCGGGATCGGCTTCTCCATGTCAGCCTTGATCTCGTCGATCGTCTGCAGCTGGTCGGGGGTCTCGGCGAACGGGAACGCCTCCTCCAGCTCGCGCTGCCACGGGGTGTCGGGGCCGAAGGCGTGGCCCTTCGCGGCCATGCGCGCGGAGTAGAGCTTCACGAGCTCGACGGCGATGTCGCGCACCGCGCGGCGGGCCTTGCTCTTGGCCTGCGCCCAGTCGCTGCCGCCCATCTTCGACAGGCCCGGTGCCTCGCCGCCGACGTACCGGGAGAGCAGGTCGAGCTGGTCGGTCGGGACGAAGAGCTTGTCGCCGGGATACCCGCGCTTGGACGGCGCGTACTCGAGCACGAGGTACTCGCGCATGCTCTTGACCGCGTTGCGGCCCCCGCTGGACACCTCACGCTGCGTGAGTTCGACGAACTTTCCGATGCCGTGCGTCGCGTGCACGACATAATCGCCCGCGGTGAGCTTGAGCGGGTCGACGACGGCCTTGCGGCGCGACGCGAGCTTCTTGACGACACGGGTGTCGCCGCCGATCGTGCGGCCGTAGAACTCGGACTCGGTGAGCACCGCCAGCTTGGCGTCAGGGGCTTCGAAGCCGCGTTCGAGCACGCTCACGACCACGTGCGCGACGCCCGGCTCAGGTGCGTGCAGAACCTCATCGACCTTGCGCGCCGCGATGCCGCGCTCGGCGAGCACGTCGCGGGCGCGCTCCACGAGTCCGGTTCCGGATGCTGCGACCACGACGCGCCAGCCGTCGGCGAGCAATGCGCCCACATGGTCGGTCGCACCCTCGACATTGCCCTGGAAGGACGGCACCGCAGAACCCGGCACGCGGATCGCGGCCGCGGCCTCGAGCGCGACGTCGATGTCGTCGTCGATGAGGCCCTCAGCCGCAGCATCCGCGTGTCCCGAATCGAAGGCGCTGAGCGTCCACCAGACGCCGCTGCGGTCGCGGGCGGCGTCGCGCAGCTCGGGCAGGGTCAGGAAGTCGCCGGCACCCAGATCGATCGGCGTGCTGGCCCCGGCGGTCGCTGCGCTCCACGCGGCGTCGAGGAACTCGCGGTTGGTCTCGCCGAGGGTGATCGCACGCGTCACGGCGCGCTCGGGGTCGACCAGCGCGACCGCGGCACCCTCGGGCAGGTAGTCGACGAGCGTGACGAGGCGGTCGACCACGGCGGGCAGGAGCGACTCCATGCCCTCGACCGGGATGCCTTCTGACATCTTCTCGAGCATGCCCGCGAGACCCGGGAACTCGTCTTTGAGTTCGCGGGCACGGCCGCGCACGGCATCCGTCAGCAGCAGCTCGCGGCTCGGGAGGAGGGCGACCTCGCGCACCTCGCCCGGCAGGGAGCGCTGGTCGGCGACCGAGAAGGCCCTCATCTCGTCGACCTCGTCGCCGAAGAACTCGACGCGGTACGGGTGCGGCGCGGTGGGCGGGAAGACGTCGAGGATGCCGCCGCGCACGGCGAACTCGCCACGCCGCGAGACCATGTCGACGCGGTGGTAGGCGAGCTCGACGAGGCGCGTCGAGACGTCGCCGAGATCGTGGCCGCGTCCGCCCACGATGAGCTCGATCGGCTCGACCTCGGTGAGACCCGCCGCCAGGGGCTGGATCGCGCCGCGCACCGACGCCGTGATGACGAGGGGGGTCGCGGCATCCCATCGCGCGATGCGCGTGAGGATCTCGAGGCGCGCGCCGACCGTCTCGGCGCTCGGGCTCAGGCGTTCGTGCGGCAGCGTCTCCCACGCCGGGAAGTGCAGCACCTCGGCGCCCGGCAGCAGCGCGCCCAGGGCAGGCCCCAGCGACTCCGCCCGGCGCCCGGTCGGCGCGAGGAGCAGCACGAGCGGCGGCCTGCCGGCGGCGCGACGCCGCTCCAGCAGTGCCGCCAGGAGCGGAGCGTCGAGCCCTTCGACGAGCGAGAAGTCGGCATCGACGGATGCCGCGGCCAGCGCGTCCCGGAAAGGCTCAGCCTGTTCGAGGGCGCGCACGATCCCGGGAACTGTCACCGCACGAGTCTACGACGCAGGGCCGACACCGAGGTCCGCCGGGGTCCGGCCCCGGCTCCTAGGATGAGGCTGTGAGCCAGCCCGACGCGTCCCACGCCCCCCAGAACCCGCCCGCTCCGCCCGCGGCGTGGGCAGCGCCCGGGGCGGCGCCGTTCGGGACCCCGGTGGGCGCGAGCCCGACGCCCGGTCTCCCTGATGCATCACCGGGGTGGGCGGCTCCCCCGGCCGGCGCGTACGCACCGCCGGCCGGATACGCGGCGCCCGCGGGCTACGGGGTGGCCCCGACAGCGGCGTACGGAGCGCCCGCTCCCGCGAAGCGCAGCGGTGCTCTCGGGATCGTCGCACTCGCGCTCGCACTCCTCGCCACGATCGGCGCGAGCCTGTCGGCCGCAATCGCGAGCTTCAACATCGGGCTCGGCGCCGGCCGCCAGATCTCATCACGGCCCTTCACCGGCGACTTCGACTGGTCCGTGCTGACGCCCGTGCGCGACTGGGTGCTGATGGGCGAGGTCTCGTTCTGGGTCGGCACCGCGATCGGCGTGTGGGCTCTCGTGCAGGGCATCATCGCTGTCGTCAAGGGACGCGGACGCGGCGCCGGCATCGCGGCCGTCGTCATCGCCGTCCTCGGCCCCATCGCCTTCGGCGCTGTCGTGCAGGGCTTCCTCACCGCAGGGCTTGCCGCCGGGACCGGCATCGGCGGCTGACCTGGCGCGGCACCCGGCGCCGCAGCATCCGCCCCTCTCGCTCCTCATTCCAGGACGTGAGCCGGGGTGCGGAGCAAGACGGCGACAGAGTCCCGCACCCCGGCTCTCGACCTCAGATGAGGATGCGAGAAAGCCCGAGCGACCGCGCCGCAGGGAGCTCAGATGAGGATGCGAGAAAGCCCGAGCGACCGCGCCGCACGGAGCTCAGATGAGGATGCGAGAAAGCCCGAGCGACCGCGCCGCACGGAGCTCAGATGAGGATGCGAGAAAGCCCGAGCGACCGCGCCGCACGGAGCTCAGGTGAGGATGCGAGAAAGCCCGAGCGACCGCCCCGCAGGGAGCTCAGGTGAGGATGCGAGAAAGCCCGAGCGACCGCCCCGCAGGGAGCTCAGGTGAGGATGCGAGAAAGCCCGAGCGACCGCGCCGCACGGAGCTCAGACGCGGGGCGCGTGGTGCTTCTGCTGGGTGGCGAGCAGGCCCTCGGCGACGAGCTGCTCGACCGCGTCGGCGGCGTCGCCGACGAGGATCGGGAGGTTCTTGCGCTCGGTGGTGCCGAACGGGTCGAGCACCCAGTCGGCGGCGTCCTGGCGTCCGGGAGGACGCCCGATGCCGACGCGCACGCGCGCGAACTCGGGCGTGCCGAGGGCCTTCGCGACATCGCGCACGCCGTTGTGGCCGCTGTGGCCGCCGCCGATCTTGAGCTTGATCGTGTCGAACGGGATGTCGAGCTCGTCGTGCACCACCACGACGTGGTCGGGGTCGATGCCGTAGAACTTGGCGAGCCCGGCGACCGCCCCTCCCGAGACGTTCATGAAGGTGTTGGGCTTCGCGAGGACGAGTTTCGGCCCGCCGGGACGCAGCCACGTCTCGACGACGCGGGCATTCGCCTTGTGCGCCTTGAACGACTCGCCGCGGCGGCCGGCGAGCTCGTCGACGACGAGCTGCCCGACGTTGTGCCGCGTGAGCTCGTAGCGCGGGCCGGGATTGCCGAGCCCCACGATCAGCCACGTGTCTGCCATGTCATCCATCCTGCCCCAGCTCGCGCCGCGTCGACGGCGAAGCGCCTCGTGAAGACGCGGCGAGGGGGCGCGGCATCCGCACCCCCTCGCCGGAAAGCGATCCGATCGCTCGGCGTCCGATTACTCGGCGGCAGCCTCCTCCGAAGCCTCCGACTGCTCGGCCGCGACCTCGGCGTCGGCCTCGGCGATCTCCTCCTCGGCGGCGATCGCCGCAGCGGGGACGGCGATGGCGACGACGAGCAGCTCGGGCTCGGCGGCCAGCGCCGCGCCCTTCGGGAGCTTGAGGTCACCGGCGGTGATGTGGGTGCCCTCCTCGAGGCCCTCGACGTCGACCTCGATGTGCTCGGGGATGTGGGTCGCCTCGACCTCGAGCGACACGGTCTGCGCGTCGAGGTTGACGATGGTGCCGGCTGCGGGCTCGCCCAGAACGACGACGGGGACGTCGACCTGGATCTTCTCGCCCTTCTTCACGACGAGCAGGTCGATGTGCTCGATGATCTGGTGGACCGGGTCCTTCTGGACGTCCTTGACGAGCGTCAGCTGCGACGTGCCGTCGAGGTCGAGCTCGAGCACCGCGTTGGCGCGGCGGATGAGCAGCGAGACCTGGTGGCCGGGAAGGGCGACGTGCACGGGGTCGGTGCCGTGGCCGTAGATGACGGCGGGGATCTTGCCGGCGGCGCGGAGGCGGCGGGCGAAGCCCTTGCCGAAGCTCTCGCGAAGCTCGGCCTGGACCTTGGTGTCGGGCTCGGTCGACATGGGGTTCTCCTTGCGGGCGTGGTGCCCTTTTCTGAGGCGGCGCGGGGCCGTTCCGAATCGGCCTGCGCGGTGGCGGGCCCGGGTATTGGGGGTGACTTCGACTCGAACGCGCACGCGTGAGGAAAGCCCGTGGGGCCGGCATCACCGCGTCGATCACGGATGCCGCAGCCCGCCGTGATCGACGGGCGCGAGGCATCCCTCGCCGAAGTTCGGACAAGAGTCTACCAGCGCCCCCGCTACGATGAGGAACGCACCTGCTTCCCGCTCACACGGAGGACCCCATGGACTACGGCTTCGCAAGCCACGCTCTTCTCTGGCTCATCGGCGCCATGGCCGCTGTCGGCGCCCTGGGCACGGTCCTCGCGTTCTGGAGCCTCGGCCGTCAGGGTTACCGCAAGGACTGAGCTCGCCTCCGGGGTCCCGAGCGCTCCCGCTCCTCGGGCACCTCGGCGAGGTCTTCTCCCGCCGCTTCGTCCATCGCGGCATCGGATTCGCTGACGATCCGCGACATCGCCTCGAACGCAGCATCCGCCTCCCCGCTCGCGACCGCGAACGCGACGTCGCGATGCCAGCGCACCGCATCGGGGTTCGCCTCGTGCGGCATCAGCGCGTGGCGCGTGCGGCCCTCGAGCACCGCCTGCACGACTCCCCCCAGCACCCCGAGCATCGGATTTCCCGATGCGCCGAGCAGCGTGCGGTGGAACCGCACGTCGGCGTCGAGGTACTCGGCCTCTGACGCGTGCTGGTCGTGTCGCGCCATCCGCAGCGCTGCAGCCACGAGCTCCTGACGCTGGGCGTCGGTCGCGTGGGCAGCCGCGAGGCGGGCCGCGAGCGGCTCGACCGCGCCGCGCAGCTCGCTCAGCTCGTGCAGCTGCCGCGCGCGTCCGGGCCCGTCGAGCCGCCACGCGATGATCTCGGGGGCGTAGACGTTCCACTGCTCCACCGGGAGCACCTCGATCCCCGCCTTGCGGCGCACCTGCACGAGCCCGAGGGATTCGAGCACCCTGACGGCCTCTCGCGCCGCGGACCGGGAGGCACCCGAGGACTCGGCCAGCTCGGTGGTCAGCAGCCGCGAACCGGCCGGAAGTTCGCCGTGCACGATCGCGGCGCCGAGCCGCTCGACGAGGGCGTCGTGCACGGGGCTTCCGTGAGGCGTGTCTGCCATGGTCCGATTGTGCCCCACCGGGCACGTATCATCCGACATTCGCGCGTCAGCCGGTTTTTATGTCGTACATATTGACAGTAGTCAGCGTTCACGTCAGACTAAACCGCGGGTCAAAGACCGACCCTGTTTCGATCAAGGACGCTCATGGATCTCTCCGGACTTCTCTCCCTGCCGGCCGCCGCCGTCGAAGTGACACCCGTCGCCCCGCCGTGGCAGCTGCTCACCGCCGCCGTCATCGGCATCGCGATCATCGTGGTGCTGATCACGTGGCTGAAGGTGCACCCTTTCCTCGCCCTGATGATGGGCGCCATCGCCACGGGGATCATCGCCGGGTTCGAGCCCGGCAAGACGATCGTGAGCTTCACGACGGGCTTCGGCGCGACGATGGGCGGCGTCGGCATCCTCATCGCCCTCGGTGCCATCTACGGCAAGCTGCTCGCCGACTCCGGCGGCGCAGACCGCATCGTCGACACGCTCGTCGCCCGCGCCAGTGCCCGGAGCCTTCCCTGGATCATGGGCTTCATCGGAGCGATCATCGGCCTGCCGATGTTCTTCGAGGTCGGCCTCGTCCTGCTCGTGCCGGTCATCATCCTCGTCGCCCGCCGCTCCGGCCTGCCCCTGATGAAGATCGCGATCCCGACGCTCGCCGGCCTGTCCGCCATGCACGGGCTGGTGCCGCCGCATCCCGGCCCGCTTGCGGCGATTGACATCCTCGGCGCCAATCTCGGCCTCACCCTCGCACTCGGCGTGCTGGTCGCGATTCCGGCGGTGATCGTCGCGGGCCCCCTGTTCTCGGGCCTCGCCGCGCGGTGGGTGCGCGTTCCCGTGCCCGAGCTGTTCGTCACCGCCGAGGATGAGGGCGAGCAGCAGACCCGGCGTCCGTCGTTCGCCGCGACGCTCGTGAGTATCCTTCTGCCCGTCGTGCTCATGCTCGCCCGCGCGATCGCCGACATCGTCGCCCCAGGCTCGACCTCGCCGGCGAAGGCCGTGATCGACTTCCTCGGCACGCCCGCGATCGCCCTCCTCATCGCGGTGATCGTCGGCTTCTTCGTGCTCGGAGGCGGGGCCGGCTTCGGCCGCGCCGAGATCGCGAAGTCGGTGGGCTCCTCGCTCGGCCCGATCGCCGGCATCCTGCTCATCGTCGGCGCCGGCGGCGGGTTCAAGCAGGTGCTCGTCGACACCGGCATCGGCGACGTGATCGCGGGCCTCATCGCCGAGTCGGGGCTGTCGATCCTCTTCCTCGCCTGGCTCGTGGCCGCGGTGATCCGCGTCGCCACCGGGTCGGCCACGGTCGCCACGATCACCGCGGCCGGGATCCTGCAGCCGCTCACCGAAGGCCTCGACCCGGCCATGTCGGCACTCCTCGTGCTCGCCATCGGCTCGGGATCGGTGTTCCTCTCGCACGTCAACGACGCGGGCTTCTGGCTCATCAAGGAGTACTTCGGCCTCAGCATCTCGCAGACCCTCAAGAGCTGGACGGTTCTCGAGTGCCTCATCTCGGTCGTCGGCTTGATCGGCGTGCTCATCATCGGGGTGTTCGTATGAGCGAGGAGAGGGGAACACGGATGCGGTCGACTCCGCCGATCCTGGTGCTGATGGGTCCGTCGGGCACCGGCAAGTCGACCGTGGGGGCCATGCTCTCCGGCAGGCTCGGGTGGCCGTTCCAGGAGGGCGACGACCTCCACCCGGCCGCCAACGTCGACAAGATGCGACGCGGCCACGCGCTGACGGACGAGGACCGGATCCCGTGGCTGGAGCTCGTGGCCGCATGGATCGACGAGCGCCGCGCTGCGGGCGAACCCGGCATCGTCACCTGCTCAGCGCTCAAGCGCAGCTACCGCGACATCCTCCGCCGCGAGGACGTCACCTTCGTGAACTTCACGGGAGACGCCGCGGTCGTGCGCGACCGCATGATGCGGCGACAGGGGCACTTCATGCCCCCGGCGCTGCTCGACTCCCAGTTCGCGACTCTGGAGCCGCCCGGACCCGACGAGCAGGCGATCGACGTCGATATCGCGCTGGCGCCCGAGGACCAGGCGGCGCTCGTCGCATCGGCGCTCCGCCTCGAAGGCGCGTGACGCGCCGGCGGAGGGCGACGACGCTCCCGGGCTAGGCTCGTCACGTCAGCCGCGAGCCGCGACACCCGGACC is from Microbacterium sp. LWH3-1.2 and encodes:
- a CDS encoding DUF2652 domain-containing protein, with protein sequence MTTSRTALLIADIGGYTEYMGSHRLTLAHAEVNTARMLESIVHAARGFDLVEIEGDGAFLSRRAGQRDPDTTLADILQVAVAMHRAFHLEREYIVQNLCPCGGCRQARDLKLKFVAHVGDVATQSISGRSKLVGIDVILVHRLLKNSVEIPEYVLLTEDLYRADTPSLPDAVGEITPNLEGIGSVRAYFVDVADLDGVVSEAPKPSLRTRLGSTFSAVGRGLPYMVGTKKPRRAR
- a CDS encoding MFS transporter, whose product is MGRLGTRSRLDQALGAFSSNWRNVNLRRAQLSFLGAWTAEWAFTVALGIVAYNDGGALALGLVGLLRMLPSAVLAPVLSPFADRGRRERVLVVVSMLRGVATALAAVMVAVSGPIAVVYALAVLSTIAATLFRPAHSALLPTLCRTGHELASANVVRGLLDSVATLVGPLLAAIVLAFADVSVVFAVAAAASLWAALLLFRVRYDAPPRPPAPRRDLLKEAVEGLRAVGRSRDLQLILGLAAAQSLTRGALTVFSVVVAIELLHTGESGAGALMAAVGVGAVVGSLAASLLVGTGRLGAWFGVGVGLWGLPIALVGFFPQQAAALFLLSFVGVGNALIDLAGFTLIGRLAADAVMARVFGVLESLVAVSIGIGAILASGVIAWVGVERALIVIGLVCPVLALASWWRLRRLDRSVDALDVEVSLLQQVPMFQPLPLPSIEQLARGLEPVDVAAGTPVFTQGDVGDRYYVIESGTADVIGDGRVVATLGEGEGFGEIALVRRTRRTATVTAHTALRLKALAADRFTAVVLGYAPSAQAAATSVDQRLDRFAPDEPLGDSGRREPGG
- a CDS encoding gamma carbonic anhydrase family protein gives rise to the protein MRFEHLGAQPRIHPDAVVAATAVISGDVEIGADCQVLHGAVITAEGGAITLGANVIVMENALIRATATNPVHIADHVLVGPMASVSGAVIEEEVFLATGTRVFNGARIGARSEVRINAVVHLRTTLPAESTVPIGWVAVGDPAQILPPDRHEEIWAAQRELDFPGYVFGLDRETPDLMVQLTERYGRSLARHADDRPLG
- the mfd gene encoding transcription-repair coupling factor, which encodes MTVPGIVRALEQAEPFRDALAAASVDADFSLVEGLDAPLLAALLERRRAAGRPPLVLLLAPTGRRAESLGPALGALLPGAEVLHFPAWETLPHERLSPSAETVGARLEILTRIARWDAATPLVITASVRGAIQPLAAGLTEVEPIELIVGGRGHDLGDVSTRLVELAYHRVDMVSRRGEFAVRGGILDVFPPTAPHPYRVEFFGDEVDEMRAFSVADQRSLPGEVREVALLPSRELLLTDAVRGRARELKDEFPGLAGMLEKMSEGIPVEGMESLLPAVVDRLVTLVDYLPEGAAVALVDPERAVTRAITLGETNREFLDAAWSAATAGASTPIDLGAGDFLTLPELRDAARDRSGVWWTLSAFDSGHADAAAEGLIDDDIDVALEAAAAIRVPGSAVPSFQGNVEGATDHVGALLADGWRVVVAASGTGLVERARDVLAERGIAARKVDEVLHAPEPGVAHVVVSVLERGFEAPDAKLAVLTESEFYGRTIGGDTRVVKKLASRRKAVVDPLKLTAGDYVVHATHGIGKFVELTQREVSSGGRNAVKSMREYLVLEYAPSKRGYPGDKLFVPTDQLDLLSRYVGGEAPGLSKMGGSDWAQAKSKARRAVRDIAVELVKLYSARMAAKGHAFGPDTPWQRELEEAFPFAETPDQLQTIDEIKADMEKPIPMDRLLSGDVGFGKTEVAVRAAFKAIQDGKQVAMLVPTTLLVKQHLETFTERFAGFPVKVKALSRFQTDKQAREVVAGLADGTVDMVIGTHRILTEQVLFKDLGLMIIDEEQRFGVEHKDQLKKLKTNVDILAMSATPIPRTLEMAVTGIREMSTLQTPPEDRHPILSYVGPRNDKQIAAAIRRELLREGQVFFVHNRVSSIQRVAAQLAELVPEARVAVAHGQMGEHALEEVVDAFWERRSDVLVCTTIVETGLDISNANTIIIDRADKYGLSQLHQLRGRVGRARERAYAYFLYDEQKPLSETAADRLETIAVNNDLGSGMQVALKDLEIRGAGNLLGAEQAGHIAGVGFDLYLRMIGEAVATFRGEETEGPTELRLELPVQARIPESYIDSERLRLEAYQKLSAAASVTAAPGAIDLVIEELTDRYGEPPSEVEGLLAVARLRRRVGQAGLADVVAMGPNLRIAPANLPDSMRVRLQRLHPKAKLVAGGDAMVVPLPTAGGEVLGDDELIAWVAQLIEQLWPEKKTDAAAEAAAGA
- the pth gene encoding aminoacyl-tRNA hydrolase; protein product: MADTWLIVGLGNPGPRYELTRHNVGQLVVDELAGRRGESFKAHKANARVVETWLRPGGPKLVLAKPNTFMNVSGGAVAGLAKFYGIDPDHVVVVHDELDIPFDTIKLKIGGGHSGHNGVRDVAKALGTPEFARVRVGIGRPPGRQDAADWVLDPFGTTERKNLPILVGDAADAVEQLVAEGLLATQQKHHAPRV
- a CDS encoding 50S ribosomal protein L25/general stress protein Ctc produces the protein MSTEPDTKVQAELRESFGKGFARRLRAAGKIPAVIYGHGTDPVHVALPGHQVSLLIRRANAVLELDLDGTSQLTLVKDVQKDPVHQIIEHIDLLVVKKGEKIQVDVPVVVLGEPAAGTIVNLDAQTVSLEVEATHIPEHIEVDVEGLEEGTHITAGDLKLPKGAALAAEPELLVVAIAVPAAAIAAEEEIAEADAEVAAEQSEASEEAAAE
- a CDS encoding FadR/GntR family transcriptional regulator, with protein sequence MADTPHGSPVHDALVERLGAAIVHGELPAGSRLLTTELAESSGASRSAAREAVRVLESLGLVQVRRKAGIEVLPVEQWNVYAPEIIAWRLDGPGRARQLHELSELRGAVEPLAARLAAAHATDAQRQELVAAALRMARHDQHASEAEYLDADVRFHRTLLGASGNPMLGVLGGVVQAVLEGRTRHALMPHEANPDAVRWHRDVAFAVASGEADAAFEAMSRIVSESDAAMDEAAGEDLAEVPEERERSGPRRRAQSLR